From a region of the Streptacidiphilus albus JL83 genome:
- a CDS encoding GNAT family N-acetyltransferase — MDLQLEPWSESALALLRQINTPQMRRHVGGPETEKELLARHRRYLAMPETGRGRMFAVLVDGEAVGSIAYHRREWQGRAVYETGWNVLPAHQGRGIAAAAGAALVAVVREAARRPGAPTALHAFPSVDNAPSNALCGRLGFTLLGPCDFEYPAGSGTLMRSNDWRLDLTGPGA; from the coding sequence ATGGATCTTCAGCTCGAACCCTGGTCGGAGTCGGCACTCGCCCTGCTGCGGCAGATCAACACCCCGCAGATGCGCCGTCATGTCGGCGGCCCCGAAACGGAGAAGGAGCTCCTGGCCCGGCACCGCCGCTACCTCGCCATGCCGGAGACCGGTCGCGGCCGGATGTTCGCGGTCCTGGTCGACGGCGAGGCGGTCGGCAGCATCGCCTACCACCGGCGCGAGTGGCAGGGCCGGGCGGTCTACGAGACCGGCTGGAACGTCCTCCCCGCCCATCAGGGCCGGGGCATCGCCGCCGCCGCGGGGGCCGCGCTGGTCGCCGTCGTCCGCGAGGCCGCCCGACGGCCCGGCGCCCCCACCGCCCTGCACGCCTTCCCCTCGGTCGACAACGCCCCCTCCAACGCCCTCTGCGGGCGGCTGGGCTTCACCCTGCTGGGACCTTGCGACTTCGAGTACCCCGCGGGCAGCGGCACCCTGATGCGCAGCAACGACTGGCGCCTCGACCTGACCGGCCCCGGAGCCTAG
- a CDS encoding sensor histidine kinase, translated as MRPRLLRVATLPAVVTTLLGAGAVAFLVLDKPADPVSGGPLAVLAAAAAGCVAVLLVAAGRARAADRWMQRRVEALRSASLRGEQELWQIVEQLPQERRPVAFGRESAAETGDVFEVLGRDLERYRLGAAAALQASASAPVEAPDQRVSVFVNLARRLQSLVHREIQLLDELEAQVEDPDLLKGLFSVDHLATRIRRHAENLAVLGGAVPRRQWTRPVTMYEILRSAVAEVEQYSRVKLVQPTEGNLRGHSIADIVHLIAELVENATMFSAPTTQVLLRAQRVTAGLAIEVEDRGLGMTPEERAQMNLLLADPGQIDIGDLLDDGRIGLFVVSSLARRHGIAVQLQSNIYGGTQAVIVLPHALLGGAEQEEDEPSAAIGAQRQPQQRPQVQQQPQPAPVAPAPAARPVATQPGYLAARAGHEPRYAVEHAGAEADHRQVADHRQPPGVRPAPAQGAGGGRPLPQREPGALRSPEKGTMPVHHRPTPPEPVRQAEPGHPGGARTGDARPALPRRNQQTHLAPQLRDTPGGRYGAPADPYAEDADYNPGLMAAFQQGVSRSDAAGRPEDGDPDVSSSAS; from the coding sequence ATGCGACCCCGCCTCCTGCGGGTGGCCACTCTCCCCGCAGTCGTCACCACGCTGCTCGGGGCCGGCGCAGTGGCCTTCCTGGTGCTCGACAAGCCCGCAGATCCCGTGTCCGGCGGGCCACTTGCGGTACTGGCCGCCGCAGCGGCCGGCTGCGTGGCGGTGCTGCTGGTGGCGGCGGGCCGGGCCCGCGCCGCGGACCGCTGGATGCAGCGCCGGGTCGAGGCGCTGCGCTCCGCCAGCCTGCGCGGTGAGCAGGAGCTGTGGCAGATCGTCGAGCAACTGCCGCAGGAGCGGCGGCCGGTGGCCTTCGGCCGGGAGTCCGCCGCGGAGACCGGCGACGTCTTCGAGGTGCTCGGCCGCGATCTGGAGCGCTACCGGCTCGGGGCCGCGGCCGCCCTCCAGGCCTCCGCCTCGGCGCCGGTCGAGGCGCCCGACCAGCGGGTCAGCGTCTTCGTCAACCTCGCCCGCCGGCTCCAGTCCCTGGTCCACCGGGAGATCCAGCTGCTGGACGAGCTGGAGGCCCAGGTCGAGGACCCCGACCTGCTCAAGGGGCTCTTCTCGGTCGACCACCTGGCCACCCGCATCCGCCGCCACGCGGAGAACCTCGCCGTCCTCGGCGGCGCGGTCCCGCGCCGCCAGTGGACCCGGCCGGTCACCATGTACGAGATCCTCCGCTCGGCCGTCGCCGAGGTGGAGCAGTACTCGCGGGTCAAGCTGGTCCAGCCGACCGAGGGCAACCTGCGCGGTCACTCCATCGCCGACATCGTGCACCTCATCGCCGAGTTGGTCGAGAACGCCACCATGTTCTCCGCCCCCACCACCCAGGTGCTGCTGCGGGCCCAGCGGGTCACGGCCGGCCTGGCCATCGAGGTCGAGGACCGCGGTCTGGGCATGACCCCCGAGGAGCGGGCGCAGATGAACCTGCTGCTCGCCGACCCGGGTCAGATCGACATCGGCGACCTGCTGGACGACGGCCGGATCGGCCTCTTCGTGGTCTCCTCGCTCGCCCGCCGGCACGGCATCGCGGTCCAGCTGCAGTCCAACATCTACGGCGGCACCCAGGCCGTGATCGTGCTGCCGCACGCCCTGCTCGGCGGCGCGGAGCAGGAGGAGGACGAGCCGTCCGCCGCGATCGGCGCACAGCGGCAGCCGCAGCAGCGGCCGCAGGTGCAGCAACAGCCGCAGCCCGCGCCCGTCGCACCCGCGCCCGCCGCCCGGCCCGTCGCCACCCAGCCCGGTTACCTGGCGGCCCGGGCCGGCCACGAGCCGCGCTACGCGGTCGAGCACGCCGGCGCCGAGGCCGACCACCGCCAGGTCGCCGACCACCGGCAGCCGCCGGGCGTCCGTCCGGCCCCGGCCCAGGGAGCCGGCGGCGGGAGGCCGCTGCCGCAGCGGGAGCCGGGGGCGCTGCGCTCGCCGGAGAAGGGGACCATGCCCGTGCACCACCGACCCACCCCGCCGGAACCGGTCCGCCAGGCCGAGCCGGGACACCCGGGCGGAGCCCGCACCGGGGACGCCCGTCCCGCGCTGCCCCGGCGGAACCAGCAGACCCACCTGGCCCCCCAGTTGCGCGACACCCCGGGCGGCCGGTACGGAGCCCCGGCCGACCCGTACGCCGAGGACGCCGACTACAACCCCGGTCTCATGGCCGCCTTCCAGCAGGGCGTCAGCCGCTCCGACGCCGCCGGCCGTCCGGAGGACGGTGACCCGGACGTCAGCAGCAGTGCCAGTTGA
- a CDS encoding roadblock/LC7 domain-containing protein: protein MVSPTAQSTDVTWLLTSLVQRVPHTRSALLLSSDGLVKAFHGLDTDGADHLAAVASALFSLGRSVGTRFGSGEQVRQVVVELDSSLLFVSTAGSGACLAVLAAAEADPGVIGYEMAQLVKSVRPFLVTPARNAATEVGSPAR, encoded by the coding sequence ATGGTGAGCCCCACGGCCCAATCCACTGATGTCACCTGGCTGCTGACCAGCTTGGTCCAGCGTGTCCCGCACACCCGGAGCGCGCTGCTGCTCTCGTCCGACGGCCTGGTGAAGGCCTTCCACGGGCTGGACACCGACGGCGCGGACCATCTGGCCGCCGTCGCGTCCGCGCTGTTCTCGCTCGGGCGCAGCGTGGGCACCCGGTTCGGCAGCGGGGAGCAGGTCCGGCAGGTCGTGGTGGAGCTCGACAGCAGCCTGCTCTTCGTCTCCACCGCCGGCTCCGGCGCCTGCCTCGCCGTGCTCGCCGCGGCCGAGGCCGACCCGGGCGTCATCGGCTACGAGATGGCGCAACTGGTCAAGAGCGTGCGCCCGTTCCTGGTCACCCCGGCCAGGAACGCGGCCACCGAGGTGGGTAGCCCGGCTCGATGA
- a CDS encoding DUF742 domain-containing protein, with translation MNTATHFSSDSGSGSEETWLDEDAGRLVRPYTVSNGRTRPTAALELLSMILTTGKVPAAHLDPDHAQALGLCGVPTSVAEVSAHLRLPVVVTKVLLSDLVDCGAVTTRPPGPAADPGDRSVLEALLLGLRRLQSTADPER, from the coding sequence ATGAACACAGCCACCCACTTCTCCTCCGACTCCGGTTCCGGCTCCGAGGAGACCTGGCTCGACGAGGACGCCGGCCGGCTGGTACGCCCCTACACGGTGAGCAACGGGCGCACCCGGCCGACCGCCGCGCTGGAGCTGCTGTCGATGATCCTCACCACCGGCAAGGTGCCCGCCGCCCACCTCGACCCGGACCACGCCCAGGCGCTCGGGCTGTGCGGGGTGCCGACCTCGGTCGCCGAGGTCTCGGCCCATCTCCGGTTGCCGGTGGTGGTGACCAAGGTGCTGTTATCCGACCTGGTCGACTGCGGAGCGGTGACCACCCGGCCCCCGGGCCCGGCCGCCGACCCCGGCGACCGGTCCGTGCTGGAGGCCCTGCTGCTCGGCCTGCGCCGACTCCAGTCGACCGCGGATCCGGAGCGGTGA
- a CDS encoding GTP-binding protein encodes MAHDNGAAPLPDALKLLVSGGFGVGKTTFVGAVSEIEPLRTEELLTSVGADTDSLVGIQSKSTTTVALDFGRITLNPGHVLYLFGTPGQERYWFMWDELSSGALGAVVLADTRRLGDCFAAIDFFERRGIGFLVAVNEFDGAFRYDPEEVRAALDLKPHVPVVLCDARHTASAVSVLVDLVQHLLALAASPGPGARRDDLVR; translated from the coding sequence ATGGCCCACGACAACGGTGCGGCGCCCCTGCCCGATGCCCTGAAGCTCCTGGTCTCGGGCGGGTTCGGCGTCGGCAAGACCACCTTCGTGGGCGCGGTGAGCGAGATCGAGCCGCTGCGCACGGAGGAGCTGCTCACCAGCGTCGGCGCCGACACGGACAGCCTGGTCGGCATCCAGTCCAAGTCGACCACCACCGTGGCCCTGGACTTCGGCCGGATCACCCTGAACCCGGGGCACGTCCTCTACCTGTTCGGCACCCCCGGGCAGGAGCGCTACTGGTTCATGTGGGACGAGCTGTCCAGCGGCGCGCTGGGCGCCGTCGTCCTGGCCGACACCCGGCGGCTGGGGGACTGCTTCGCCGCGATCGACTTCTTCGAACGGCGGGGCATCGGCTTCCTGGTGGCGGTCAACGAGTTCGACGGGGCCTTCCGCTACGACCCGGAGGAGGTCCGCGCCGCCCTCGACCTCAAGCCCCATGTGCCGGTGGTGCTCTGCGACGCCCGGCACACCGCGTCGGCCGTCTCGGTGCTGGTCGACCTGGTCCAGCACCTGCTCGCGCTCGCCGCGTCGCCCGGCCCGGGCGCGCGCCGGGACGACCTGGTCCGCTGA
- a CDS encoding GAF domain-containing protein, whose product MTYDPVGRMMMTPVDNEAPQRVSRLRSLGLGEQPDPEFDHFADELARITGAPYAMVNFIDENRQFFAGLHTPGGTLTGSEAAAAVAATAEPGREMARDHGYCPHVVVRRKALVLEDVCDYPRFAGNPVVDEIGIRSYLGAPLIDRTGTALGTICVVDVEPRPWGRPGLETIKSMAAELIDLIHRREDGLV is encoded by the coding sequence ATGACCTACGACCCCGTCGGCCGGATGATGATGACCCCCGTGGACAACGAGGCGCCCCAGCGGGTGTCGCGGTTGCGCAGCCTCGGACTGGGGGAGCAGCCCGACCCGGAGTTCGACCACTTCGCCGACGAGCTGGCCCGGATCACCGGTGCGCCCTACGCGATGGTGAACTTCATCGACGAGAACCGTCAGTTCTTCGCCGGCCTGCACACCCCCGGCGGCACGCTGACCGGCTCCGAGGCGGCCGCCGCCGTCGCCGCCACCGCGGAGCCGGGCCGGGAGATGGCCCGGGACCACGGCTACTGCCCGCACGTCGTCGTGCGGCGCAAGGCACTGGTGCTGGAGGACGTCTGCGACTACCCCCGGTTCGCGGGCAACCCGGTGGTGGACGAGATCGGCATCCGCTCCTACCTCGGCGCCCCGCTGATCGACCGGACCGGCACGGCGCTGGGCACGATCTGCGTGGTCGACGTCGAGCCGCGCCCGTGGGGACGGCCGGGGCTGGAGACCATCAAGTCCATGGCCGCCGAGCTGATCGACCTCATCCACCGCCGCGAGGACGGGCTGGTCTAG
- a CDS encoding acyl-CoA dehydrogenase family protein has protein sequence MDGYFTTERLDRLRAEVRDFAESEVRPRIAEMEASRTVQHGLSRLIAEQGWIGVTIGPEYGGMGLGHLAKTIIIEELSRVSGAMGAMVQASQLGVAKIVHFGNEVQKKTWLPMVSSGECLPTIAVTEPGAGGHVLGMEMTAVRDGDDYILNGSKVYVGNSHVGDLHGVVARTGPGSTGLSAFLVESDRPGFSLGEQVPAMGLHGFSFGELIFQDCRVPAANLLGAEGDGLPVAYSSSVLYGRANLTAVSLGIHRALVEETAEFSTERRRYGKSLHALPNITLKLGQMQSRLMTARLAAYHAVHLLDCGLPCDAELMNAKLINVEYALDSARNAMEVHAAAGLFTDRPVERYLRDAHHIFAPAGTSDVQLLRLGEVALGRAKGQWSERLADVVRTPVAS, from the coding sequence ATGGACGGCTACTTCACCACTGAGCGACTCGATCGTCTGCGAGCCGAGGTCCGTGACTTCGCGGAGTCCGAAGTACGGCCCCGCATAGCGGAGATGGAGGCGTCCAGGACCGTCCAGCACGGGCTCTCCCGACTGATCGCCGAACAGGGCTGGATCGGGGTCACCATCGGCCCGGAGTACGGCGGGATGGGGCTCGGGCACCTGGCGAAGACGATCATCATCGAGGAGCTGTCGCGGGTCAGCGGGGCGATGGGCGCCATGGTGCAGGCCTCCCAGCTCGGGGTGGCGAAGATCGTGCACTTCGGCAACGAGGTGCAGAAGAAGACCTGGCTGCCGATGGTCTCCTCCGGCGAGTGCCTGCCCACCATCGCCGTCACCGAGCCGGGGGCGGGCGGCCACGTCCTCGGCATGGAGATGACGGCGGTGCGCGACGGGGACGACTACATCCTGAACGGCAGCAAGGTCTATGTCGGCAACAGCCATGTCGGCGACCTGCACGGCGTGGTGGCCAGGACCGGTCCCGGCTCCACCGGCCTGTCGGCCTTCCTGGTGGAGTCCGACCGCCCCGGCTTCTCACTCGGGGAGCAGGTTCCGGCCATGGGCCTGCACGGCTTCAGCTTCGGCGAGTTGATCTTCCAGGACTGCCGGGTCCCCGCCGCCAACCTGCTCGGCGCGGAGGGCGACGGACTCCCGGTCGCCTACTCCTCCAGCGTGCTCTACGGCCGGGCCAACCTGACCGCCGTCTCGCTGGGGATCCACCGCGCCCTGGTCGAGGAGACCGCGGAGTTCTCCACCGAGCGCCGGCGCTACGGCAAGTCCCTGCACGCCCTGCCCAACATCACGCTGAAGCTGGGACAGATGCAGTCGCGGCTGATGACCGCGCGGCTCGCCGCCTACCACGCGGTGCACCTGCTGGACTGCGGGCTGCCCTGCGACGCGGAGCTGATGAACGCCAAGCTGATCAACGTCGAGTACGCGCTGGACTCGGCGCGCAACGCGATGGAGGTGCACGCCGCCGCCGGGCTCTTCACCGACCGACCGGTGGAGCGCTACCTGCGCGACGCGCACCACATCTTCGCCCCGGCGGGCACCTCCGACGTCCAACTGCTGCGCCTGGGCGAGGTGGCACTGGGCCGGGCCAAGGGACAGTGGTCGGAGCGGCTGGCCGACGTGGTGCGGACCCCGGTCGCCTCCTGA
- the map gene encoding type I methionyl aminopeptidase: MVEIKTDVALGAMREAGRVVAQALAAARGAAAVGVRLRELDEAARTVLAEAGAGSPFLGYRPSFAPTPFPAVICASVNDAVVHGIPDDYRLRDGDLLSVDCGAELDGWTGDAAISFTVGTGRPADLALIAATQQALDAGIAAATVGHRIGDISHAISSVARTHGCGMPTDFGGHGIGRRMHEDPHVPNHGRPGRGFALRHGLTLAIEPMLMAGGENSYRADPDGWTLRTTDGSRAAHIEHTIAVTEEGPRILTLP, translated from the coding sequence ATGGTGGAGATCAAGACCGACGTCGCACTGGGGGCGATGCGCGAGGCCGGACGGGTGGTGGCGCAGGCACTCGCCGCCGCCCGCGGGGCGGCGGCCGTGGGCGTCCGGCTGCGCGAGCTGGACGAGGCCGCCCGCACCGTCCTGGCCGAGGCGGGGGCCGGCTCACCGTTCCTCGGCTACCGGCCCTCCTTCGCCCCCACCCCCTTTCCCGCGGTGATCTGCGCCTCCGTCAACGACGCGGTGGTGCACGGGATCCCCGACGACTACCGGCTGCGCGACGGCGACCTGCTCAGCGTCGACTGCGGGGCCGAGCTCGACGGCTGGACCGGCGACGCCGCGATCAGCTTCACCGTCGGCACCGGCCGCCCGGCGGACCTGGCGCTGATCGCCGCCACCCAGCAGGCCCTGGACGCGGGCATCGCCGCCGCCACCGTCGGCCACCGCATCGGCGACATCTCCCATGCCATCAGCAGCGTCGCCCGCACCCACGGCTGCGGCATGCCGACCGACTTCGGCGGCCACGGCATCGGCCGCCGGATGCACGAGGACCCGCACGTCCCCAACCACGGACGGCCCGGACGCGGCTTCGCGCTGCGGCACGGCCTCACCCTGGCCATCGAACCCATGCTGATGGCCGGCGGGGAGAACAGCTACCGCGCCGACCCCGACGGCTGGACCCTGCGGACGACCGACGGCAGTCGCGCCGCCCACATCGAGCACACCATCGCCGTCACCGAGGAGGGACCCAGGATCCTCACCCTGCCCTGA
- a CDS encoding helix-turn-helix domain-containing protein — MVRTPLSPQERERGERFGALLRQARGERSMVDVAAAAGVSAETLRKIETGRAPTPAFFTVAALAWALGLSLDTLVAACAEGPEGEGAELDGAARSA, encoded by the coding sequence ATGGTGAGAACTCCTTTGAGCCCGCAGGAACGCGAGCGCGGTGAGCGTTTCGGCGCCCTGCTGCGCCAGGCCCGGGGCGAGCGCAGCATGGTGGACGTGGCGGCGGCGGCCGGGGTGTCCGCCGAGACCCTGCGCAAGATCGAGACCGGCCGCGCCCCGACCCCCGCCTTCTTCACCGTCGCGGCCCTGGCCTGGGCCCTGGGGCTGTCCCTGGACACCCTGGTCGCCGCCTGTGCCGAGGGCCCCGAGGGGGAGGGTGCGGAGCTGGACGGTGCGGCCCGGTCGGCCTGA
- a CDS encoding PadR family transcriptional regulator, giving the protein MSRRRSVMSEATYFILAALLDGPLHGYAVIKRAQEQSGGRVNLAVGTLYGALERMTDEGLIEVDHEEVVSGRPRRYFRVTDAGQGAVQEEAGRLAAAAAVVTERSGAQRAGTQRAGMPKRTTRGTRPAGSGGGVVIA; this is encoded by the coding sequence GTGAGCAGACGACGGAGCGTGATGAGCGAGGCCACGTACTTCATCCTCGCCGCCCTGCTGGATGGGCCGTTGCACGGCTATGCGGTCATCAAGCGGGCGCAGGAGCAGTCCGGGGGCCGGGTCAACCTCGCGGTCGGCACCCTCTACGGGGCGCTGGAGCGAATGACGGACGAGGGGCTGATCGAGGTGGACCACGAGGAGGTCGTCTCGGGGCGGCCCCGGCGCTACTTCCGGGTCACGGACGCCGGACAGGGGGCCGTGCAGGAGGAGGCCGGACGGCTGGCCGCCGCGGCGGCCGTGGTGACGGAGCGCTCGGGCGCGCAGCGGGCCGGGACACAGCGGGCAGGGATGCCGAAGCGTACGACGCGCGGCACGAGGCCGGCCGGGTCCGGCGGGGGAGTGGTGATCGCATGA
- a CDS encoding rhomboid-like protein — protein MRHLVRNPAFWYVGALAFMWPVQELLAPGPLDQLREWASTNLANLRLPPAGHPVAALVVSAFVTQASPWVWPPLALSTFAAVSALGARRAVALLATVHMGVSLVTEGMVWWRIRHGSLPGSEAHTLDTGPSYLVVAAMTVAVLCARPLWLRGVWLVLLALVAPRLLDGLGEGSFSAIGHLTAFTVALAAVCAHGYRRRRPSPAPATA, from the coding sequence ATGCGTCACCTCGTGCGGAACCCGGCCTTCTGGTACGTGGGCGCACTGGCCTTCATGTGGCCGGTCCAGGAGCTGTTGGCGCCCGGTCCGCTCGACCAGCTCCGGGAATGGGCGTCGACCAACCTGGCGAACCTGCGGCTCCCGCCGGCCGGCCACCCGGTCGCGGCGCTGGTGGTCTCCGCCTTCGTCACCCAGGCGTCCCCGTGGGTGTGGCCGCCGCTCGCCCTGTCGACCTTCGCGGCGGTGTCGGCGCTGGGCGCCCGGCGCGCCGTGGCCCTGCTGGCAACGGTGCACATGGGCGTGTCCCTGGTGACGGAGGGGATGGTGTGGTGGAGGATCCGCCACGGTTCGCTGCCGGGCTCGGAGGCGCACACCCTGGACACCGGGCCGTCCTACCTGGTGGTCGCGGCGATGACGGTGGCGGTCCTGTGCGCCCGGCCGCTGTGGCTGCGCGGGGTGTGGCTGGTCCTGCTGGCCCTGGTCGCCCCCCGGCTGCTGGACGGCCTCGGTGAGGGCTCGTTCAGCGCCATCGGTCATCTGACGGCCTTCACGGTCGCCCTCGCGGCCGTCTGCGCCCACGGCTACCGGCGACGCCGGCCGTCCCCGGCCCCCGCGACGGCCTGA
- a CDS encoding isocitrate lyase/PEP mutase family protein, whose protein sequence is MNTSFHALHHGDLPLLLPNAWDFASGAALAAAGFAAIGTTSLGVAAANGLPDAAGLARDETVALARRLVRLPCPVTVDIEAGFSADPEEVGDLVAELAEVGIAGVNLEDGRGDHLADPGAQAALVRAVKRRAPEVFLNARTDTYWLDVDASVPATLERLRRYVDAGADGVFVPGLAGEQDIRAVTAAVPVPVNLLHRPGLGLDRLAELGVRRVSTGSLLFRAALQATVTTAVAVREGGPLPAGIPGYAEVDALSR, encoded by the coding sequence GTGAACACTTCCTTCCACGCCCTGCACCACGGCGACCTGCCTCTCCTGCTGCCCAACGCCTGGGACTTCGCGTCCGGCGCCGCGCTGGCCGCCGCCGGGTTCGCCGCCATCGGCACGACCAGCCTGGGCGTGGCTGCGGCCAACGGGCTGCCCGACGCTGCGGGGCTGGCCCGGGACGAGACCGTCGCGCTGGCGCGCAGGCTGGTCCGGCTGCCGTGTCCGGTGACGGTCGACATCGAGGCGGGCTTCAGCGCGGACCCGGAGGAAGTGGGCGACCTGGTAGCGGAGTTGGCCGAAGTCGGGATCGCCGGGGTCAATCTGGAGGACGGGCGCGGCGACCACCTCGCCGACCCCGGGGCCCAGGCGGCGCTGGTCCGGGCGGTGAAGCGCCGTGCACCCGAGGTCTTCCTCAACGCCCGTACCGACACCTACTGGCTGGACGTCGACGCCTCGGTCCCGGCGACCCTGGAGCGGCTGCGGCGGTATGTGGACGCGGGCGCCGACGGGGTCTTCGTGCCGGGCCTCGCCGGGGAGCAGGACATCCGCGCGGTGACCGCCGCGGTGCCGGTGCCGGTCAACCTGCTGCACCGGCCCGGGCTCGGGCTCGACCGGCTGGCCGAGCTGGGCGTGCGGCGGGTCAGCACCGGCTCCCTGCTCTTCCGGGCTGCCCTCCAGGCCACGGTCACCACCGCGGTCGCGGTCCGGGAGGGCGGGCCGCTGCCCGCCGGCATCCCTGGCTATGCCGAGGTCGACGCGCTCAGCCGGTAG
- a CDS encoding ABC transporter substrate-binding protein: MRSTTRHAVRGIGLLCAAALSLTACSSSSSGSGSGGSGSGGSGTSAAAVQAALQKGGTITVWAWEPTLKQVVADFEAKYPKVTVKLVNAGTGNDQYTALQNAVEAGSGAPDVAQIEYYALGQFALGKSLQDLSGFGAKDLSKTFTPGPWSSVDINGGVFALPMDSGPMALFYNKKVFDEYGLTVPTTWQQYVADAQKLHRANPADYITNDTGDAGFTTSMIWQAGGHPYTVNGTKVSVNFGDAGSTEFASTWQQLISGHLVAPITSWSDQWYKGLADGSIATLATGAWMPANFVTGAPAASGDWRVAPLPQWQQGGTAGAENGGSSLAMMKSSHDQDLAYAFIQFANAGPGVQDRIKGGAFPATSADLNSPAFLDTAFPYFGGQQANKIFAQSAQDVLPGWQYLPFQAYANSIFNDTVGKAYVSSTTLSSGLQAWQTASLKYAGQQGFTTGQ, from the coding sequence ATGAGAAGCACCACGCGCCACGCCGTCAGAGGCATCGGGCTGCTGTGCGCAGCGGCACTGAGCCTGACGGCCTGTAGTTCCTCCTCCTCCGGCTCCGGCTCCGGCGGATCGGGCTCGGGCGGGTCCGGCACGTCCGCCGCCGCCGTGCAGGCCGCGCTGCAGAAGGGCGGCACCATCACCGTCTGGGCCTGGGAGCCCACCCTCAAGCAGGTCGTGGCCGACTTCGAGGCCAAGTACCCCAAGGTCACCGTCAAGCTGGTGAACGCGGGCACCGGGAACGACCAGTACACCGCGCTGCAGAACGCGGTCGAGGCCGGCTCGGGCGCCCCGGACGTCGCCCAGATCGAGTACTACGCCCTCGGGCAGTTCGCGCTCGGCAAGTCGCTCCAGGACCTGTCCGGCTTCGGCGCCAAGGACCTCTCGAAGACCTTCACCCCCGGTCCCTGGAGCTCGGTCGACATCAACGGCGGCGTCTTCGCGCTGCCGATGGACTCCGGGCCGATGGCGCTGTTCTACAACAAGAAGGTCTTCGACGAGTACGGCCTGACCGTGCCCACCACCTGGCAGCAGTACGTCGCGGACGCCCAGAAGCTCCACCGGGCGAACCCTGCGGACTACATCACCAACGACACCGGCGACGCCGGCTTCACCACCAGCATGATCTGGCAGGCCGGCGGGCACCCGTACACGGTGAACGGCACCAAGGTCTCGGTCAACTTCGGCGACGCCGGCAGCACCGAATTCGCGAGCACCTGGCAGCAGTTGATCTCCGGCCACCTGGTCGCGCCGATCACCTCCTGGAGCGACCAGTGGTACAAGGGCCTGGCCGACGGCAGCATCGCCACCCTGGCGACCGGCGCCTGGATGCCCGCCAACTTCGTCACCGGAGCGCCGGCCGCGTCCGGTGACTGGCGGGTCGCGCCGCTGCCGCAGTGGCAGCAGGGCGGGACGGCCGGCGCCGAGAACGGCGGCAGCTCGCTGGCGATGATGAAGTCGAGCCACGACCAGGACCTGGCCTACGCCTTCATCCAGTTCGCGAACGCCGGTCCCGGTGTCCAGGACCGGATCAAGGGCGGCGCCTTCCCGGCCACCAGCGCCGACCTGAACTCGCCCGCCTTCCTCGACACCGCGTTCCCGTACTTCGGCGGCCAGCAGGCGAACAAGATCTTCGCCCAGTCCGCCCAGGACGTCCTCCCCGGCTGGCAGTACCTGCCCTTCCAGGCCTACGCCAACTCGATCTTCAACGACACCGTCGGCAAGGCGTACGTCTCCTCGACCACGCTCAGCAGCGGGCTGCAGGCCTGGCAGACCGCGTCGCTGAAGTACGCCGGCCAGCAGGGCTTCACCACCGGGCAGTAG